A genome region from Deltaproteobacteria bacterium HGW-Deltaproteobacteria-4 includes the following:
- a CDS encoding DNA gyrase subunit A yields MLEPIVKKTAVNIEDEMKRSYMDYAMSVIIGRALPDVRDGLKPVHRRCLFAMHEMGNDWNKAYKKSARVVGDVIGKYHPHGDTAAYDTIVRMAQDFSLRYPLVDGQGNFGSVDGDRPAAMRYTEIRMEQLAHELLNDLEKETVEMGPNYDGSLYEPLVFPAKFPNLLVNGSSGIAVGMATNIPPHNLNEVIDGIIAYIANPLITVDELIAIIPGPDFPTAGFIYGREGIVQGYRTGRGIVQMRARAFVETQKKNERQSIVVTEIPYQVNKANLITKIAELVREKKLEGISDIRDESDRDGMRIVIDLKRDENPQVLLNHLYKQTQMQTSFGINMLAIVAGRPKVLSILDAIVHFVDHRKEIVVRRTIFELKKAEARAHILEGLKIALDWLDAVIELIRAAKNPEEARQGLIAGTFADPEWLAKFDIAVPLEMENQRPQLSEKQAQAILEMRLQRLTGMERDKILNEYGEIQQLIARLKEILGSESEIYKIIINELNEIKAKFGDVRRTQIIDLSAEITLEDTIVEEDMVVTISHTGYIKRSASSLYRAQRRGGKGKSGMKTKEEDFVEHLFVASSKDYMMFFTDLGRVYWLKVYEIPEGGRATRGKAIVNLLNLQAGEKITAILSVKEFDDERYIMMATRQGVVKKSPLKEYSNVRVGGIIAVNLDEGDRLIAAALTDGRQHVLLASKNGKSIRFAEEDARPMGRVSRGVRGMTLEGDDVVIGMEIIKADAESSTIFTVTENGYGKQTELAEYRVQSRAGKGIITIKTTERNGHVVNLMQMTDINDLMLITDQGKILRASVSQFSVIGRNTQGVRLMVLEPGERIVAVARLAEKDEEHDGDDGYPEATEEAAEGGAETL; encoded by the coding sequence ATGCTTGAACCGATCGTGAAAAAGACCGCCGTTAATATTGAAGACGAGATGAAGCGCTCCTACATGGATTACGCGATGAGCGTCATCATCGGCCGGGCGCTGCCGGATGTGCGTGACGGGCTGAAGCCGGTGCACCGCCGCTGCCTCTTTGCCATGCATGAAATGGGGAACGACTGGAACAAAGCTTACAAAAAGTCGGCCCGCGTCGTCGGTGACGTTATCGGTAAGTACCATCCGCATGGTGATACCGCCGCTTATGACACCATCGTCCGGATGGCCCAGGACTTTTCCCTGCGCTATCCCCTCGTTGATGGTCAGGGTAACTTCGGCTCGGTTGACGGCGACCGGCCGGCAGCGATGCGTTATACCGAAATTCGTATGGAACAGCTTGCCCACGAATTGCTCAACGATCTGGAAAAAGAGACCGTGGAGATGGGGCCGAACTACGACGGTTCGTTGTATGAGCCGCTGGTCTTCCCTGCCAAATTCCCCAATCTCCTGGTTAACGGTTCCTCCGGCATTGCCGTCGGCATGGCGACCAACATTCCTCCCCACAATCTCAATGAAGTCATCGACGGCATTATCGCCTACATCGCCAATCCGCTGATCACCGTCGATGAGTTGATCGCCATCATCCCCGGTCCCGACTTTCCGACCGCCGGCTTTATTTATGGACGCGAAGGGATCGTGCAGGGCTACCGCACCGGCCGCGGCATTGTGCAGATGCGCGCCCGCGCCTTTGTCGAGACCCAGAAGAAGAACGAACGCCAGTCGATCGTCGTCACCGAAATCCCTTATCAGGTCAACAAAGCCAATCTGATAACCAAGATTGCCGAGCTCGTCCGCGAAAAGAAGCTCGAAGGGATCTCCGACATTCGTGACGAATCGGACCGGGACGGCATGCGCATCGTCATCGATCTCAAGCGCGACGAAAACCCCCAGGTGCTCCTCAATCACCTGTATAAACAGACGCAGATGCAGACCTCTTTCGGCATCAACATGCTGGCGATTGTCGCCGGCCGCCCCAAGGTGCTGTCGATCCTTGACGCCATTGTTCACTTTGTTGATCACCGCAAAGAGATCGTCGTCCGCCGCACCATCTTCGAACTGAAGAAGGCCGAGGCCCGCGCCCATATCCTCGAAGGCTTGAAGATCGCCCTCGACTGGCTTGATGCGGTGATTGAATTAATTCGTGCCGCAAAGAATCCGGAAGAGGCCCGTCAGGGGCTGATCGCCGGCACCTTTGCCGATCCCGAGTGGCTGGCGAAGTTTGACATTGCCGTCCCCCTGGAGATGGAGAACCAGCGCCCGCAGCTCTCCGAGAAACAGGCCCAGGCCATCCTCGAAATGCGTCTGCAGCGCCTCACCGGTATGGAGCGCGATAAGATTCTCAATGAATACGGGGAAATTCAGCAGTTGATTGCCCGGCTCAAAGAAATTCTCGGTTCCGAGAGTGAAATTTACAAGATTATCATCAATGAACTGAACGAGATCAAAGCCAAGTTCGGCGATGTCCGCCGCACCCAGATTATCGATCTCAGCGCCGAAATCACCCTCGAAGATACCATTGTCGAAGAGGATATGGTGGTGACGATCAGCCACACCGGTTATATCAAGCGCAGCGCCAGCTCCCTGTACCGGGCGCAGCGCCGCGGCGGCAAAGGCAAGAGCGGGATGAAGACCAAAGAAGAGGATTTCGTTGAGCACCTCTTCGTCGCTTCGAGCAAAGATTACATGATGTTCTTTACCGATCTCGGCCGCGTTTACTGGCTCAAGGTCTATGAAATCCCCGAAGGGGGCCGGGCAACGCGGGGCAAAGCGATCGTCAATCTCCTCAATCTCCAGGCCGGCGAGAAGATCACTGCCATCCTTTCGGTCAAGGAATTCGATGACGAGCGCTATATCATGATGGCGACCCGTCAGGGGGTCGTCAAAAAGAGCCCGCTCAAAGAGTACAGCAATGTGCGGGTCGGCGGTATCATCGCCGTCAATCTCGACGAAGGCGACCGCCTCATCGCCGCCGCCCTTACCGATGGCAGGCAGCACGTTCTCCTGGCTTCGAAGAACGGCAAATCGATCCGTTTTGCGGAGGAAGATGCCCGTCCCATGGGCCGCGTTTCCCGCGGCGTGCGGGGGATGACCCTCGAAGGGGATGATGTCGTCATCGGCATGGAGATCATCAAAGCCGATGCCGAGAGTTCGACGATCTTTACCGTCACCGAAAACGGCTACGGCAAGCAGACCGAGCTCGCCGAATACCGCGTGCAGAGTCGGGCCGGTAAAGGGATTATTACCATCAAGACGACCGAGCGGAATGGTCATGTCGTCAACCTTATGCAGATGACTGACATCAACGATTTAATGCTGATCACCGATCAGGGCAAGATTCTGCGCGCCTCGGTCTCCCAGTTTTCCGTTATCGGCCGTAACACCCAGGGAGTGCGACTGATGGTCCTTGAACCGGGCGAACGGATTGTGGCGGTGGCGCGACTCGCAGAGAAGGACGAAGAGCATGATGGGGATGATGGATATCCGGAAGCTACAGAAGAAGCTGCTGAAGGAGGAGCTGAAACGCTCTAG
- the gpsA gene encoding glycerol-3-phosphate dehydrogenase (catalyzes the NAD(P)H-dependent reduction of glycerol 3-phosphate to glycerone phosphate) codes for MTKISVVGAGSWGTALAKLLAHKGFAVTLWAYETDLVERMRATQCNDLYLPGITLPKNLEISADLVAAVQDRDVVVLVPPSQVMRQVALQASPHIKAGTLIVSASKGIENDTLLPMSDLLLETLPPLLHARLTFLSGPSFAREVAIGMPTAVVAAAHQSEAACAAQQIFSNEVFRVYTTDDVIGVELGGAVKNVIALAAGVVDGLGFGYNTRAALITRGLAEMTRLGLAMGARAETFAGLAGMGDLVLTCTGDLSRNRSVGIELGKGRKIAAILDGMNAVAEGVRTTLSTWQLAKRLHVPMPITEQVYQILYEDKDPGRAVTELMLRELKDERH; via the coding sequence ATGACAAAGATCTCCGTCGTCGGCGCCGGCAGCTGGGGGACCGCCCTGGCCAAGCTTTTGGCCCATAAAGGCTTTGCTGTCACCCTCTGGGCCTATGAAACCGACCTCGTCGAGCGGATGCGGGCGACCCAGTGCAACGACCTGTATCTCCCCGGCATCACCCTCCCCAAAAATCTGGAAATCAGTGCCGATCTCGTCGCCGCGGTGCAAGATCGCGATGTCGTCGTTCTCGTCCCCCCTTCGCAGGTCATGCGTCAAGTCGCGCTGCAGGCATCTCCCCACATCAAGGCGGGGACGTTGATCGTCTCGGCTTCCAAAGGGATAGAAAATGATACCCTGCTGCCGATGTCCGATCTCCTGCTGGAGACACTGCCGCCGCTGCTGCATGCGCGTCTCACTTTCCTTTCCGGTCCTTCCTTTGCACGGGAGGTCGCTATCGGCATGCCGACCGCCGTTGTCGCTGCTGCCCACCAGTCTGAAGCCGCCTGCGCAGCGCAGCAAATTTTCAGCAATGAAGTCTTCCGGGTTTACACCACCGACGATGTCATCGGCGTCGAACTCGGCGGCGCGGTCAAGAATGTCATCGCCCTGGCGGCCGGCGTCGTCGACGGTCTCGGCTTCGGCTACAATACCCGGGCTGCCCTGATCACCCGCGGACTGGCAGAGATGACTCGTCTCGGCCTCGCCATGGGAGCCCGCGCTGAAACCTTTGCCGGACTGGCCGGCATGGGCGACCTCGTCCTCACCTGTACCGGCGACCTTTCCCGCAATCGCTCGGTCGGTATCGAGCTCGGTAAAGGGCGCAAGATTGCGGCGATTCTTGACGGGATGAACGCTGTGGCAGAAGGCGTGCGCACCACCCTTTCGACCTGGCAACTCGCCAAACGCCTGCATGTTCCCATGCCGATAACCGAGCAGGTTTACCAGATTCTTTATGAAGACAAAGACCCCGGTCGAGCCGTGACCGAACTCATGCTGCGTGAGCTCAAAGACGAGCGCCACTGA
- a CDS encoding addiction module toxin RelE, which produces MRLLVTPTFERTVKKLHPRQKADLDAAIRVIASHPESGEAKCGDLINVRVYKFRLVNQLCLLAYRILDAESLKLLAVGPHENFYRDLKRVE; this is translated from the coding sequence ATGCGTTTACTTGTCACTCCAACTTTTGAGCGCACGGTCAAGAAACTGCATCCCCGGCAGAAAGCCGACCTCGATGCGGCCATTCGTGTTATTGCCAGCCATCCGGAATCCGGCGAAGCCAAGTGTGGCGACCTGATTAACGTCCGGGTTTATAAGTTTCGCCTGGTGAACCAGCTTTGCCTGCTGGCTTACCGTATCCTGGATGCCGAGAGCCTGAAACTTCTCGCCGTCGGCCCGCATGAGAACTTTTATCGCGACCTCAAGCGGGTCGAATGA
- the gyrB gene encoding DNA topoisomerase (ATP-hydrolyzing) subunit B: MIQENENDYGASSIKVLEGLAAVRKRPAMYIGSTGPAGLHHLVYEVVDNSIDEALAGHCDEVNVTIHLDNSITVIDNGRGIPTDMHPTEGKSAAEVVMTVLHAGGKFDNDSYKVSGGLHGVGVSVVNALSKRLELEIRRDGKVFRQSYAGGDPLSPLEEVGETKNRGTKITFTPDDAIFESTEYSFDILSQRLRELSFLNAGVKITINDEREEGKEHIFHYEGGIISFVEYLNKNRSALHPKPIYFKAEKSGVEMEVALQYNDSYDEKVFSFANNINTHEGGTHLIGFRAALTRTMNSYATANDLLKKEKVAVSGEDLREGLTAVISVKIPQPQFEGQTKTKLGNSEVKGYVESMMNERLAVFLEENPKIAREIIGKSIEAARAREAARRARELTRRKGALDISSLPGKLADCQERDPALCEIYLVEGDSAGGSAKQGRDRKFQAILPLKGKILNVEKARFDRMISSQEIGTLITALGTSIGKEDFDVAKLRYHRIIIMTDADVDGQHILTLLLTFFYRQMEEIIKRGHLYIAQPPLYKVKRGKKELYLLNEAAMQNYLLEEGTEDTILTLEQGNKTYSGKQIIPFLKQIVEYKTILDNVVRKGLSEELVRLFLRLGVRPVEEMEGLMPFFSNLSSVWPDSDCQQLPDSRIVIRHGNLRLTLDPQTLRILASHEYTLLTASHRKVREIFGKGGVTVVSEGKELLRTTHGLDLLAFYMESAKKGLSIQRYKGLGEMNPEQLWETTMNPENRTLLQVKIEDDIETDGIFTVLMGDQVEPRRNFIEMNALNVSNLDI; the protein is encoded by the coding sequence ATGATTCAGGAAAACGAAAACGACTACGGCGCTTCAAGTATCAAGGTTTTAGAAGGTCTGGCGGCAGTACGCAAGCGGCCGGCGATGTATATCGGTTCGACCGGACCGGCGGGATTGCACCACCTGGTTTATGAAGTGGTCGATAACTCCATCGACGAAGCCCTTGCCGGCCACTGCGATGAAGTCAACGTCACCATTCACCTCGATAATTCGATTACCGTTATCGATAACGGTCGCGGCATTCCGACTGACATGCACCCCACCGAAGGGAAATCGGCGGCCGAGGTCGTCATGACCGTTCTGCACGCCGGCGGCAAATTCGATAACGATTCCTACAAAGTCTCCGGCGGCCTGCACGGCGTCGGTGTTTCGGTCGTTAATGCCCTCTCCAAACGCCTCGAACTTGAAATCCGGCGCGACGGTAAAGTCTTTCGTCAATCCTATGCCGGCGGCGATCCCCTCAGTCCGCTCGAAGAGGTCGGTGAGACGAAAAATCGCGGCACCAAAATTACCTTTACCCCGGATGACGCGATCTTCGAATCGACCGAATACTCCTTCGATATTCTGTCGCAACGGCTCCGCGAGCTCTCTTTCCTCAATGCCGGCGTCAAGATCACCATTAACGACGAGCGCGAAGAAGGCAAAGAGCACATCTTTCATTATGAAGGGGGGATTATCTCCTTCGTCGAATATCTCAACAAGAACCGCTCCGCTCTCCACCCCAAGCCGATCTATTTTAAAGCAGAAAAGAGCGGCGTCGAGATGGAGGTCGCTCTCCAGTACAACGACTCCTACGACGAAAAAGTCTTTTCCTTTGCCAACAATATCAATACCCACGAAGGCGGGACGCATCTCATCGGTTTTCGTGCTGCCCTGACGCGGACGATGAACTCCTACGCCACCGCCAATGACCTGCTGAAAAAGGAGAAGGTGGCGGTCTCCGGCGAAGACCTGCGAGAAGGCCTCACCGCTGTTATCTCTGTCAAGATTCCCCAGCCGCAGTTTGAAGGGCAGACCAAGACCAAACTTGGCAACTCCGAGGTCAAGGGCTATGTCGAGTCGATGATGAATGAACGTCTCGCGGTCTTTCTCGAAGAGAATCCCAAGATCGCCCGCGAGATCATCGGCAAATCGATCGAAGCCGCCCGCGCCCGCGAAGCCGCCCGCCGTGCCCGGGAATTGACCCGGCGCAAAGGGGCTCTCGATATCTCCAGCCTCCCCGGCAAACTCGCCGATTGTCAGGAGCGCGACCCCGCCCTCTGCGAAATCTATCTGGTCGAGGGAGATTCCGCCGGCGGCAGTGCCAAGCAGGGACGCGACCGCAAGTTTCAGGCGATCCTCCCCCTGAAAGGCAAGATTCTCAACGTCGAGAAGGCCCGCTTTGATCGGATGATCTCTTCCCAGGAGATCGGCACGCTGATCACCGCTCTGGGGACCAGCATCGGCAAAGAAGATTTTGATGTGGCCAAGCTCCGCTACCACCGCATCATCATCATGACGGACGCCGACGTCGACGGCCAGCACATCCTCACCCTGCTCCTCACCTTCTTCTACCGGCAGATGGAAGAGATCATCAAGCGCGGTCACCTTTACATTGCCCAGCCGCCTCTGTATAAAGTCAAGCGCGGCAAGAAGGAGCTTTACCTCCTCAATGAAGCGGCGATGCAGAATTATCTCCTCGAAGAAGGGACCGAGGACACCATCCTCACCCTCGAACAGGGGAATAAGACCTACAGCGGAAAGCAGATCATTCCGTTCCTCAAGCAGATTGTCGAATACAAAACCATTCTTGACAACGTCGTCCGTAAAGGCTTGAGCGAAGAGTTGGTCCGCCTCTTTCTCCGTCTCGGGGTGCGGCCCGTCGAAGAGATGGAAGGGCTCATGCCCTTCTTCAGCAACCTTTCCAGTGTCTGGCCGGACAGTGATTGTCAGCAGCTCCCCGACAGCCGGATTGTCATACGTCACGGCAATCTCCGTCTCACCCTCGATCCTCAGACCCTGCGGATTCTCGCGTCCCACGAATATACCCTGCTCACCGCCAGTCACCGTAAAGTCCGCGAAATCTTTGGAAAAGGCGGCGTAACGGTGGTGTCGGAAGGGAAAGAACTGCTGCGGACTACGCATGGCCTTGATCTTCTCGCTTTTTATATGGAGAGTGCCAAGAAGGGACTGTCCATCCAGCGCTACAAAGGTCTCGGTGAGATGAATCCCGAGCAGCTCTGGGAAACGACGATGAACCCCGAAAACCGCACCCTGTTGCAGGTGAAGATCGAAGATGACATCGAGACCGACGGAATCTTTACGGTATTGATGGGCGATCAGGTCGAACCGCGCCGTAACTTTATTGAAATGAACGCCCTGAACGTCTCGAATCTGGATATTTAA
- a CDS encoding DNA polymerase III subunit beta has translation MQFTIEKEVLLRGLGRIQGIVEKKTTLPVLSNVLLEASDGELCLTATDLEVGMRSIYPAQIQTEGRTTVSAKKFYEIVKELPGGEVSFRSRDNSWVEIRSGKALFNIVGLPADEFPHFPKLNKNDLLPMDGQELCEMIEKTFFSVSTDESKYNLGGIFMKAVDEDGRKLLRMVATDGHRLALVQRPISVAPGVELTRGVILPRKGIIELRKIAEESSGTIFVGFMENNVVIQRETTTVVMRLVDGEFPDYNRVIPKQQGFQATIRCDIFLHALRRMVIVSSDKTRGVKLILKPGILEISSSNPELGEAQEEIEVEYDGPEISLGFNARYLIDILNAQNESAIFLQLRDNLSPGVLQPVKDADALAVVMPMRL, from the coding sequence ATGCAATTTACTATCGAAAAAGAGGTTTTATTAAGAGGACTTGGCCGTATTCAGGGGATTGTTGAAAAGAAAACGACCCTGCCGGTGTTGTCGAATGTTCTTCTTGAAGCCAGTGACGGAGAGCTCTGTTTGACAGCAACCGATCTGGAAGTCGGTATGCGTTCAATTTATCCGGCACAAATACAAACCGAAGGACGTACGACAGTTTCAGCAAAAAAGTTTTATGAAATTGTCAAAGAACTTCCCGGTGGTGAAGTTTCCTTTCGTTCGCGGGATAATTCCTGGGTTGAAATTCGTAGCGGCAAGGCACTTTTTAATATTGTTGGTCTCCCTGCCGACGAATTTCCTCATTTCCCCAAACTGAACAAGAATGATCTCCTGCCCATGGATGGGCAGGAACTTTGTGAAATGATCGAAAAGACTTTTTTTTCAGTGTCAACGGATGAAAGTAAATATAATCTCGGCGGTATTTTTATGAAGGCGGTCGATGAAGACGGGCGCAAACTGTTGCGTATGGTCGCAACAGACGGCCATCGTCTTGCTCTGGTACAGCGTCCGATCAGTGTCGCTCCCGGAGTTGAATTAACGCGGGGAGTTATCCTGCCCCGTAAAGGGATCATCGAACTGCGGAAAATTGCCGAGGAGAGCAGCGGTACTATTTTTGTCGGTTTTATGGAAAATAATGTCGTGATTCAACGCGAGACAACAACCGTCGTCATGCGTTTGGTCGATGGCGAGTTTCCGGATTATAATCGGGTTATTCCGAAACAGCAGGGTTTTCAAGCAACGATCCGTTGTGATATTTTCCTCCATGCATTGCGGCGCATGGTGATCGTTTCGAGTGACAAGACCCGCGGTGTCAAATTGATTCTTAAACCCGGGATACTGGAAATTTCTTCATCAAACCCCGAGCTTGGTGAAGCACAGGAAGAAATTGAAGTCGAATATGATGGACCGGAAATTTCTCTTGGCTTTAACGCCCGTTACCTGATCGATATCCTCAACGCACAAAATGAATCCGCTATTTTTTTGCAGTTGCGTGATAACCTCTCCCCCGGGGTGCTGCAACCGGTCAAGGATGCCGACGCCCTCGCCGTCGTTATGCCGATGCGCTTATAG
- a CDS encoding chromosomal replication initiator protein DnaA, which produces MQNLWRDTLNKLENDLPHQIFNIWIKPIRCISINEEQIIIGVPNKFFGEWIRDHYFSTLQQVLSKIGGKNFKIKIELHEGSKNKENEIKILPVEEKKHQVDDSKIKNNVKASNLSPLYTFDKFVSGTSNQFAFAACQAVANEPAKSYNPLFIYGGVGLGKTHLINAIGLEITKTKPKMNVIYYTAEKFINELINSIRYQKMEEFRKKFRSADVLLIDDVQFIAGKERTQEEFFHTFNALYEENKQIVVTSDKFPREIPGLEERIRSRFEWGLIADIQAPDNETKIAILRMKAEQNGLSIPEDVAYYLANSVSSNIRELEGYLVRIVAYANLMSVPVTEATAREVLKHILVEKSRDISVEEIQKTVATYFNIKVSELRSAKRVKNLVLPRQIAMYLSRQLTSYSFPDIGEKFGGKDHSTIIYAIKKMEKQMEEDVQLKTSIESIRAMLVR; this is translated from the coding sequence ATGCAGAATCTTTGGCGCGATACCTTAAATAAACTTGAAAATGATTTACCCCACCAAATATTTAATATCTGGATAAAACCGATTCGTTGTATCTCTATCAATGAAGAACAGATAATTATCGGCGTCCCCAATAAATTTTTCGGGGAATGGATCCGTGATCATTATTTTTCCACTCTGCAACAGGTTTTATCTAAAATCGGCGGAAAAAATTTTAAAATAAAGATAGAACTTCACGAAGGTTCTAAGAATAAAGAAAATGAAATCAAGATCCTGCCGGTCGAAGAAAAGAAACATCAGGTGGATGACAGTAAAATTAAAAATAACGTTAAAGCAAGTAATTTAAGCCCCTTATACACTTTCGATAAATTTGTATCCGGCACATCCAACCAATTTGCCTTCGCGGCCTGTCAAGCGGTTGCCAACGAACCGGCCAAATCTTACAACCCGCTGTTTATTTATGGGGGGGTTGGACTGGGAAAAACACATTTAATTAATGCTATCGGTCTGGAGATTACTAAAACCAAACCCAAGATGAATGTGATTTATTATACGGCTGAAAAATTTATCAATGAACTTATTAATTCTATCCGTTATCAAAAGATGGAAGAATTCCGTAAAAAATTTCGTTCGGCTGATGTCTTATTGATTGATGATGTGCAATTTATTGCCGGAAAAGAACGGACACAGGAAGAATTTTTCCATACATTCAATGCTTTGTATGAAGAAAATAAACAGATTGTTGTCACTTCCGATAAATTTCCGCGTGAGATCCCGGGGTTGGAAGAAAGGATCCGTTCCCGCTTTGAATGGGGTCTGATTGCTGATATCCAGGCTCCTGATAATGAAACCAAGATCGCTATTTTGCGGATGAAAGCAGAGCAGAACGGTCTTTCGATCCCGGAAGATGTCGCTTATTACCTGGCAAATTCTGTCAGCAGTAATATTCGTGAATTAGAAGGATATCTCGTTCGCATCGTTGCCTATGCGAATTTAATGTCTGTTCCGGTCACCGAAGCAACTGCGCGGGAAGTTTTAAAGCACATTTTAGTTGAAAAGAGCCGGGATATTTCGGTTGAAGAGATTCAAAAGACCGTTGCCACTTACTTTAATATCAAAGTCAGTGAGTTACGTTCAGCGAAAAGGGTTAAAAACCTGGTTCTTCCCCGCCAGATTGCCATGTATCTTTCCAGGCAGTTGACTTCATACTCTTTTCCTGACATTGGGGAAAAATTTGGCGGGAAAGATCATTCAACCATTATTTATGCCATCAAGAAGATGGAAAAACAGATGGAAGAGGATGTGCAACTCAAAACGTCTATAGAAAGTATCAGAGCAATGCTGGTTCGCTAA
- a CDS encoding cyclophilin has protein sequence MKRVVLLILFLCVAATPAFAKEVVVIETGKGAITVELDEVNAPISVKNFLAYVDQGFYKETIFHRVIPGFMIQGGGLTAELQTRPPTNAPIKNEAGNGLKNLRGTIAMARTGIVDSATSQFFINLVDNKSLDHRDQSSSGFGYAVFGKVVGGMDVVDKIAATPTGLKNRFSDVPLETVVIKEVRRVKK, from the coding sequence ATGAAACGAGTCGTATTATTAATCCTCTTCCTCTGCGTCGCCGCGACCCCGGCTTTCGCCAAAGAAGTGGTGGTTATCGAAACCGGCAAAGGGGCGATCACCGTTGAGCTCGACGAGGTCAACGCACCGATTTCCGTAAAAAACTTCCTGGCTTATGTTGATCAGGGTTTCTATAAAGAGACGATTTTTCATCGCGTCATCCCCGGTTTCATGATTCAGGGCGGCGGGCTGACAGCCGAGCTGCAAACCCGTCCGCCGACCAATGCGCCGATCAAGAATGAAGCCGGCAACGGGCTGAAGAATCTGCGCGGCACGATCGCCATGGCCAGAACCGGGATTGTCGACAGCGCCACCAGTCAGTTTTTTATCAATCTGGTCGATAACAAATCTCTTGACCACCGCGACCAAAGTTCCTCCGGTTTTGGTTATGCCGTCTTTGGTAAGGTCGTTGGCGGCATGGATGTGGTCGACAAAATTGCCGCCACCCCCACCGGGCTGAAGAACCGTTTCAGTGATGTTCCGCTTGAAACCGTTGTCATCAAAGAGGTGCGGCGGGTGAAGAAGTAA
- the cysM gene encoding cysteine synthase B (catalyzes the formation of cysteine from 3-O-acetyl-L-serine and hydrogen sulfide): MPLKTLHDLTAAIGRTPLVALQRLQLPAQVHILAKLEGNNPGGSIKDRPAWWMIRNAEASGELTREKIILEPTSGNTGIALAMIGASRGYKVKLAMPACVSVERRSVLEAYGAEVVLSPAQEGTDGAIRLAHQILAADPQRYYMPNQYANPANPLAHFESTGPEIWEQTAGKVTHFVAGMGTSGTLMGAGKFLKEVNPAIQVVGIEPRLGHKVQGLKNMKEAIVPEIYDVDRLDGKLTIDDEDAFERARLLAVEEGIFAGMSSGAAVAGALQVAQGLSSGVIVVILPDRGDRYLSTTLFRSICGCCPP, from the coding sequence ATGCCTCTGAAGACTCTCCATGATCTGACCGCCGCCATCGGCCGTACCCCCCTGGTGGCCTTACAACGTCTGCAGCTCCCGGCGCAGGTCCACATCCTCGCCAAGCTTGAAGGGAATAACCCCGGCGGTTCGATCAAGGACCGGCCGGCCTGGTGGATGATCCGCAACGCCGAAGCGTCCGGTGAACTGACACGGGAGAAGATCATTCTCGAACCGACGTCGGGAAATACCGGTATCGCCCTGGCGATGATCGGTGCATCACGCGGCTACAAGGTCAAGCTGGCGATGCCGGCCTGTGTCAGTGTCGAACGCCGCAGTGTTCTCGAAGCCTACGGCGCCGAAGTTGTTCTGTCACCGGCACAGGAAGGGACGGACGGAGCGATTCGTCTTGCCCACCAGATCCTGGCTGCTGATCCGCAGCGCTACTACATGCCGAACCAGTACGCGAATCCCGCCAATCCCCTGGCGCACTTTGAATCGACGGGACCGGAGATCTGGGAACAGACAGCGGGGAAGGTGACGCATTTTGTGGCGGGGATGGGGACATCAGGGACCCTGATGGGGGCGGGGAAATTTCTCAAGGAAGTCAATCCGGCGATTCAAGTCGTCGGCATCGAGCCGCGCCTCGGCCATAAAGTTCAGGGGCTGAAAAATATGAAGGAAGCGATCGTTCCGGAAATTTACGATGTGGATCGCCTCGACGGCAAACTGACCATCGACGACGAGGACGCTTTTGAACGGGCGCGATTGCTGGCGGTGGAGGAGGGAATCTTTGCCGGCATGTCAAGCGGGGCGGCGGTGGCCGGAGCCCTGCAGGTGGCACAGGGATTGAGCAGCGGCGTCATCGTCGTCATCCTCCCTGACCGCGGCGACCGCTATCTGAGCACAACCCTTTTCCGTTCAATCTGCGGCTGCTGCCCGCCGTAA